One Oharaeibacter diazotrophicus DNA segment encodes these proteins:
- a CDS encoding tetratricopeptide repeat protein: MVTTERRNAVGVVDRPGGDVGRWIASVVCLVAALLWTVMTAAAQAVSVEIKPEANFGRIIVSFADKNILPAYTVNTDNGVLVLHFEDPVEIDVSRVSSMLSKFVMIARADPEGRGARFALTRGTRVNTMEAGPKLFLDFLPADWAGPPPRLPDEIIAELARRAEDAARRAREAEMLKVAGSKAAKLDLTVARAPTFSRLTFHWNVPFEADFQRQDSGVSVRFNRKAKVDLSTVRMDMPPYLDDISTESDDDGITVLLSVQPSADVRAFKDENTYVVDIQGHVDPAALRPHDAIVHAATRDGSEAPPTATEEVHAPGVEDTTPVVPAGHAAEGHGATPAAEGHGAPAPAEGHGAAPAADGHGTAASHAADVGHEVPAEGGLAVLPPVPEAHDAAADSHAAPGGHAAPDAHEAPHATTAADATAEEYAAPSSARVKPTGGQLAELPDGGDEHALADGTIRVEAKRIGSATRVVFPYHGEIGAALFSRGPAVWLVFDDPSPIDAAPLQDALAGYARSIEPMKIGGEAQAIRIEMAEPLLATLNPEGTFWVVTIGDMVMAPTRPLPIKRSIAGDGAAALEIPFGPVSAMHHITDPASGDEVLVITGRGQPRGLIKPQTFAEVEALSSAHGLAFLPKVDDLQVKSEGELVSLRRPGGLSISTDTAPKRAAVLDLPASIGSSLGGRPGFVDFADTEAGDAADFWHKRHDLMGQVSQAREKSDRVDRWYKLAKFNLANGLGSEALGILRLIGSIAPEEETSQRMAVLRAGASLLMHRPTEALSMLDRPELADSPYAAVWRTIADVDLGRHTDARKQMPRAEEVIGSFPRVIQRRFMLASVATALELNDYAKARTLLSEIDPKALRPDELAELDLLNARAIDADGHAGDAIGILSNVVRTGRGPVAAEATYRLVLLQRREGLITLDQALDRLEQLAVAWRGDDIELNTLRTLGQYSIEKGNYRRAFEVMRSAMQIDPNAQTTRLMQDEMQAAFASLYLDGKADEMKPTEALALYYDFRELTPNGRRGDAMVRKLAERLVDVDLLPQAQQLLTYQVENRLRGAARAQVAADLALVYLLDQRPDRALLILSRTRQSELPAGIERQRRSVEARALAETGKPDLALDLLKPLRGGDIERLRADILWENDRYEDAGDQYERMLGGRWNEPLPLSDLEQMQVLKAGISFTLAGDRLSLDRLRAKYSKKMAETANGAAFEAVTSRMQVAGGSFQEVVKSIANVGTLQAFLDDYRKRYLELGDPNRPALIENGTAVPLGAGGGTSAENTAAPTAPPAAG, translated from the coding sequence ATGGTGACAACTGAACGCCGGAATGCGGTCGGTGTCGTCGACCGGCCCGGCGGCGACGTCGGGCGGTGGATCGCGTCCGTGGTATGCCTCGTCGCCGCGCTCCTGTGGACGGTGATGACCGCGGCGGCCCAGGCGGTCTCGGTCGAGATCAAGCCCGAGGCGAATTTCGGGCGCATCATCGTCTCGTTCGCCGACAAGAACATCCTGCCCGCCTACACGGTGAACACCGACAACGGCGTGCTCGTGCTGCACTTCGAGGACCCGGTCGAGATCGACGTCTCCCGGGTGTCGTCGATGCTGTCCAAGTTCGTGATGATCGCCCGCGCCGACCCGGAGGGCCGCGGCGCCCGCTTCGCGCTGACCCGCGGCACCCGTGTCAACACCATGGAAGCGGGTCCGAAGCTGTTCCTCGACTTCCTGCCGGCCGACTGGGCCGGTCCGCCGCCGCGGCTGCCCGACGAGATCATCGCCGAACTCGCGCGGCGGGCCGAGGACGCCGCCCGCCGCGCCCGCGAGGCCGAGATGCTGAAGGTGGCCGGCTCCAAGGCGGCCAAGCTCGACCTCACCGTCGCCCGCGCGCCGACCTTCAGCCGGTTGACGTTCCATTGGAACGTTCCCTTCGAGGCCGATTTCCAGCGCCAGGATTCCGGCGTCAGCGTCCGCTTCAACCGCAAGGCCAAGGTCGACCTGTCGACCGTGCGGATGGACATGCCGCCCTATCTGGACGACATCTCCACCGAGAGCGACGACGACGGCATCACGGTGCTGCTGTCGGTGCAGCCGAGCGCCGACGTGCGCGCCTTCAAGGACGAGAACACCTACGTCGTCGACATCCAGGGTCACGTCGACCCCGCCGCCCTGCGCCCGCACGACGCCATCGTCCACGCCGCGACGCGCGACGGCAGCGAGGCGCCGCCGACGGCCACCGAGGAGGTGCACGCGCCGGGCGTCGAGGACACGACCCCGGTGGTTCCGGCCGGCCACGCCGCCGAGGGCCACGGTGCGACGCCGGCTGCCGAGGGTCACGGTGCGCCCGCGCCGGCCGAGGGTCACGGTGCCGCACCGGCAGCCGACGGGCACGGCACGGCGGCGTCCCATGCCGCGGACGTCGGACACGAAGTTCCGGCCGAGGGCGGTCTCGCCGTGCTGCCGCCGGTCCCGGAGGCCCACGACGCGGCCGCCGACAGCCACGCCGCCCCCGGCGGCCACGCCGCTCCCGACGCGCACGAGGCGCCGCACGCGACCACGGCCGCCGACGCCACGGCCGAGGAATACGCCGCCCCGTCGTCCGCCCGGGTGAAGCCGACGGGTGGGCAACTCGCCGAACTGCCCGACGGCGGCGACGAGCACGCCCTCGCCGACGGCACCATCCGGGTCGAGGCCAAGCGGATCGGCAGCGCGACGCGCGTGGTCTTCCCCTACCACGGCGAGATCGGCGCGGCCCTGTTCAGCCGTGGCCCGGCGGTCTGGCTGGTGTTCGACGATCCCTCGCCGATCGACGCGGCGCCGTTGCAGGACGCGCTGGCCGGCTACGCCCGTTCGATCGAGCCGATGAAGATCGGCGGCGAGGCACAGGCGATCCGCATCGAGATGGCAGAACCTCTGCTCGCCACGCTGAACCCCGAGGGCACCTTCTGGGTCGTGACGATCGGCGACATGGTGATGGCGCCGACCCGGCCGCTGCCGATCAAGCGCTCGATCGCCGGCGACGGCGCGGCGGCGCTGGAGATCCCGTTCGGCCCGGTTTCGGCGATGCACCACATCACCGACCCCGCTTCGGGCGACGAGGTCCTGGTGATCACCGGCCGCGGCCAGCCGCGCGGCCTGATCAAGCCGCAGACCTTCGCCGAGGTGGAGGCGCTGTCGTCGGCGCACGGCCTCGCCTTCCTGCCCAAGGTCGACGACCTCCAGGTCAAGTCCGAGGGGGAGCTGGTGTCGCTGCGCCGTCCCGGCGGCCTCTCGATCTCCACCGACACGGCACCGAAGCGCGCCGCCGTGCTCGACCTGCCGGCGTCGATCGGCTCCTCGCTCGGCGGACGGCCCGGCTTCGTCGACTTCGCCGACACCGAGGCCGGCGACGCCGCCGACTTCTGGCACAAGCGCCACGACCTGATGGGTCAGGTCTCGCAGGCGCGCGAGAAGTCGGACCGGGTCGACCGCTGGTACAAGCTCGCCAAGTTCAACCTCGCCAACGGTCTCGGCTCCGAAGCGCTCGGCATCCTGCGCCTGATCGGCTCGATCGCGCCGGAGGAGGAGACGTCGCAGCGCATGGCGGTGCTGCGGGCGGGCGCCTCGCTGCTGATGCACCGCCCGACCGAGGCGCTGTCGATGCTCGACCGGCCCGAACTCGCCGACAGCCCCTATGCCGCGGTCTGGCGGACCATCGCCGACGTCGACCTCGGCCGGCACACCGACGCGCGCAAACAGATGCCGCGCGCCGAGGAGGTGATCGGCTCGTTCCCGCGGGTGATCCAGCGCCGCTTCATGCTGGCGTCGGTGGCGACCGCGCTCGAGCTCAACGACTACGCCAAGGCGCGGACGCTGCTCTCGGAAATCGACCCGAAGGCGCTGAGGCCTGACGAACTCGCCGAACTCGACCTCCTCAACGCCCGCGCCATCGACGCCGACGGTCACGCCGGCGACGCCATCGGCATCCTTTCCAACGTGGTGCGCACCGGCCGTGGTCCGGTGGCGGCCGAGGCGACCTACCGGCTGGTGCTGCTGCAGCGCCGCGAGGGGCTGATCACCCTCGACCAGGCGCTCGACCGCCTGGAGCAACTGGCGGTGGCCTGGCGCGGCGACGACATCGAGCTCAACACGCTGCGCACGCTCGGCCAGTACTCGATCGAGAAGGGCAACTACCGCCGCGCCTTCGAGGTGATGCGCTCGGCGATGCAGATCGACCCGAACGCCCAGACCACCCGGCTGATGCAGGACGAGATGCAGGCCGCCTTCGCCTCGCTCTACCTCGACGGCAAAGCCGACGAGATGAAGCCGACCGAGGCGCTGGCGCTCTACTACGACTTCCGCGAGCTGACGCCGAACGGCCGGCGCGGCGACGCCATGGTGCGCAAGCTGGCCGAGCGGCTGGTCGACGTCGACCTGCTGCCGCAGGCCCAGCAACTGCTGACCTATCAGGTCGAGAACCGCCTGCGCGGCGCCGCCCGCGCCCAGGTGGCGGCCGACCTCGCGCTGGTCTACCTGCTCGACCAGCGCCCCGACCGCGCGCTGCTGATCCTCAGCCGCACCCGGCAGTCCGAACTGCCGGCCGGCATCGAGCGCCAGCGCCGCTCGGTGGAGGCGCGCGCGCTCGCCGAGACCGGCAAGCCCGACCTCGCGCTCGACCTCCTGAAGCCGCTGCGCGGCGGCGACATCGAGCGCCTGCGCGCCGACATCCTGTGGGAGAACGACCGCTACGAGGACGCCGGCGACCAGTACGAGCGCATGCTCGGCGGCCGCTGGAACGAGCCGCTGCCGCTGTCGGATCTCGAGCAGATGCAGGTGCTGAAGGCCGGCATCAGCTTCACGCTCGCCGGCGACCGCCTCAGCCTCGACCGGCTGCGCGCCAAGTATTCCAAGAAGATGGCCGAGACCGCCAACGGCGCCGCCTTCGAGGCGGTGACGAGCCGGATGCAGGTGGCCGGCGGCAGCTTCCAGGAGGTGGTCAAGTCGATCGCCAACGTCGGCACGCTGCAGGCCTTCCTCGACGACTACCGCAAGCGCTACCTCGAACTCGGCGATCCCAACCGCCCGGCGCTGATCGAGAACGGCACCGCCGTGCCGCTCGGCGCCGGCGGCGGCACCAGCGCCGAGAACACCGCCGCCCCGACGGCACCGCCCGCGGCGGGTTGA
- a CDS encoding DUF6468 domain-containing protein: MTTGFSLGMAIEVVVAVLLVLTIGYCMVLNRRLTRLRADEEVLRATIAELITATEIAERAILGLKATANACETSLGGRMKAAEALVGDLDRQLVAGSEIVRRIGAIVGAAMPGKAAAPAPETPAAPAREPAARGLQAAAEAAAERLAAYRRSREEAA, from the coding sequence ATGACGACGGGTTTCTCACTCGGAATGGCGATCGAGGTCGTGGTCGCCGTGCTGCTCGTCCTCACCATCGGCTATTGCATGGTGCTGAACCGGCGCCTGACCCGGCTGCGCGCCGACGAGGAGGTGCTGCGCGCCACCATTGCCGAGCTGATCACGGCCACCGAGATCGCCGAACGGGCGATCCTCGGCCTCAAGGCCACCGCCAACGCCTGCGAAACCTCGCTCGGCGGCCGGATGAAGGCGGCGGAGGCGCTGGTCGGCGACCTCGACCGCCAGCTCGTGGCCGGTTCGGAGATCGTGCGCCGGATCGGCGCCATCGTCGGCGCGGCGATGCCGGGCAAGGCGGCCGCGCCCGCGCCCGAGACGCCGGCGGCGCCGGCCCGCGAACCCGCCGCCCGCGGCCTCCAGGCCGCCGCGGAAGCCGCGGCCGAGCGGCTCGCCGCCTACCGCCGCTCCCGCGAGGAGGCCGCCTGA
- the fliP gene encoding flagellar type III secretion system pore protein FliP (The bacterial flagellar biogenesis protein FliP forms a type III secretion system (T3SS)-type pore required for flagellar assembly.), producing MARTDAGAAAGGPDGPDPGGGPALQGDRQDGRGRPHARRTALAAGVLAVGFALAGAAHAQDITIGLGQGTTLTERGVQLIGLITVLSLAPSILVMMTSFTRIVVVLSLLRTAIGLQTAPPNAVMVSLALFLTGFIMAPTFQTAYEDGVAPVVAGQIQLTEGFERAVAPFHAFMRANVREADLALFIDLAREEPPEAPEDLSLRVLIPAFMISELRRAFEIGFLMYLPFLIIDMVVSSILMAMGMMMLPPATVSLPFKLIFFVLVDGWSLLAGSLIRSYGAG from the coding sequence ATGGCGCGGACAGACGCCGGCGCGGCGGCGGGCGGACCGGACGGTCCGGATCCCGGCGGCGGCCCGGCCCTCCAGGGAGATCGACAGGACGGCCGCGGGCGGCCCCACGCCCGGCGCACCGCCTTGGCCGCGGGCGTCCTCGCCGTCGGCTTCGCGCTCGCCGGCGCGGCGCACGCGCAGGACATCACCATCGGCCTCGGCCAGGGCACCACGCTGACCGAGCGCGGCGTCCAGCTGATCGGCCTGATCACGGTGCTGTCGCTGGCGCCGTCGATCCTGGTGATGATGACGAGCTTCACCCGGATCGTGGTGGTGCTGTCGCTGCTGCGCACCGCGATCGGCCTGCAGACCGCACCGCCCAACGCGGTGATGGTGTCGCTGGCGCTGTTCCTGACCGGCTTCATCATGGCGCCGACGTTCCAGACCGCCTACGAGGACGGCGTCGCCCCGGTGGTCGCCGGCCAGATCCAACTGACCGAGGGCTTCGAGCGCGCCGTCGCACCGTTCCACGCCTTCATGCGCGCCAACGTCCGCGAGGCCGACCTCGCGCTCTTCATCGACCTCGCCCGCGAGGAGCCGCCGGAGGCGCCCGAGGACCTGTCGCTGCGCGTCCTGATCCCGGCCTTCATGATCTCCGAGCTGCGGCGCGCCTTCGAGATCGGCTTCCTGATGTACCTGCCCTTCCTGATCATCGACATGGTGGTGTCGTCGATCCTCATGGCGATGGGCATGATGATGCTGCCGCCGGCGACCGTGTCGCTGCCGTTCAAGCTGATCTTCTTCGTGCTGGTCGACGGCTGGTCGCTGCTCGCCGGCAGCCTGATCCGCAGCTACGGCGCCGGGTGA
- a CDS encoding PLP-dependent aminotransferase family protein produces MRLASPWTPRLAGSGLPHERLAAAIAEDLQSGAIAPGDRLPPQRDVAWRLGLAVGTVGKAYAALERRGLVESVHGRGSFAAGLKTDDAGPADLAVNRPPQMLDDRLLAATLATVARRLDADAFGGYAPSAGRPVHRAMMARWLARQGLPAAPETVLLTNGAQHALSVALDLACPPGTLLLVERFTYPAVPLFARHRGVEVRGLAVDGEGMRPDALAEALADAARAGRRAALYLMPTVQNPTAAAMGPARRRAIADLVARHDATIVEDEVYAGLAEAPPPPIAALAPERTLHVTGLSKVLSPGLRIGALVVPRALAAAAAERVQAACTSVSVLSCLIMETWFADGTADVVARAIREEARARLALARAKLPDAKFAAGGYHLWMPMPTAAAAEFVARAAAAGVLLMSARAPLADPADPVGGVRVSVGGPARPTLERALDVLAGLSEPPAMAAI; encoded by the coding sequence ATGCGCCTCGCCTCCCCCTGGACGCCCCGCCTCGCCGGCTCCGGCCTGCCGCACGAGCGGCTCGCCGCGGCGATCGCCGAGGATCTCCAGTCCGGCGCGATCGCGCCCGGCGACCGCCTGCCGCCGCAGCGCGACGTCGCCTGGCGGCTCGGCCTCGCGGTCGGCACCGTCGGCAAGGCCTACGCCGCCCTCGAGCGCCGCGGCCTCGTCGAGAGCGTCCACGGCCGCGGCAGTTTCGCCGCCGGCCTCAAGACCGACGACGCCGGCCCGGCCGACCTCGCGGTCAACCGGCCGCCGCAGATGCTCGACGACCGCCTGCTCGCCGCCACCCTCGCCACCGTCGCCCGCCGGCTCGACGCCGACGCCTTCGGCGGCTACGCGCCCTCCGCCGGCCGGCCGGTACACCGGGCGATGATGGCGCGCTGGCTCGCCCGCCAGGGCCTGCCGGCCGCGCCCGAGACCGTGCTCCTGACCAACGGCGCCCAGCACGCCCTCTCCGTCGCGCTCGACCTCGCCTGCCCGCCGGGCACGCTGCTCCTCGTCGAGCGTTTCACCTATCCGGCCGTACCGCTGTTCGCCCGCCACCGCGGCGTCGAGGTCCGCGGCCTCGCCGTCGACGGCGAGGGCATGCGCCCCGACGCCCTCGCCGAGGCGCTCGCCGACGCCGCCCGCGCCGGCCGCCGCGCCGCGCTCTACCTGATGCCGACGGTGCAGAACCCGACCGCCGCCGCCATGGGCCCGGCGCGCCGGCGCGCCATCGCCGACCTCGTCGCCCGCCACGACGCGACCATCGTCGAGGACGAGGTCTACGCCGGCCTCGCCGAGGCGCCGCCGCCGCCGATCGCCGCCCTGGCGCCGGAGCGCACGCTCCACGTCACCGGCCTCTCCAAGGTGCTGAGCCCCGGGCTCCGGATCGGCGCGCTGGTGGTGCCGCGCGCCCTCGCCGCCGCCGCCGCCGAGCGGGTTCAGGCCGCCTGCACGTCGGTGTCGGTGCTGTCCTGCCTGATCATGGAGACCTGGTTCGCCGACGGCACCGCCGACGTCGTCGCCCGCGCCATCCGCGAGGAGGCCCGCGCCCGCCTCGCGCTCGCCCGCGCCAAGCTGCCCGACGCCAAATTCGCCGCCGGCGGCTACCATCTCTGGATGCCGATGCCCACCGCCGCCGCGGCCGAGTTCGTCGCCCGCGCCGCCGCGGCCGGGGTGCTTCTGATGTCGGCGCGCGCACCGCTCGCCGATCCCGCCGATCCCGTGGGCGGCGTCCGCGTCAGCGTCGGCGGCCCGGCCCGGCCGACGCTTGAGCGGGCGCTCGACGTGCTCGCCGGCCTGTCCGAGCCGCCCGCGATGGCGGCGATCTGA
- the fliM gene encoding flagellar motor switch protein FliM: MENEDEDLSADWGAALAEQKGGDMDDLAAEWGAALEEQGVENADAVAAQWAAMIDDNDGELDQTSRGADRVLNQEEIDNLLGFNLDDHFASDQSGIRALVNSALVSYERLPMLEIVFDRLVRETTTSLRNFTSDNVEVSLDSISSVRFGDYLNSIPLPAILSVFKAEQWDNYGLVTVDSSLIYSIIDVLLGGGRGTTAIRVEGRPYTTIEMNLVRRMIEILLADAAKAFAPLTQIDFTLERLETNPRFAPISRPANACILVQFRVDMEDRGGKIEMLLPYATIEPIRHLLLQMIMGEKFGRDTIWEGHLATEIFHAGIAVDAVMCEEDLPLSMVLDLEVGQTLVFNVSPQDPIAVKCGSVHLTTGHIGRLGEKVSVKVNRPLRRPRMTLAAFERAVQKELEQT; encoded by the coding sequence ATGGAAAACGAGGACGAAGACCTCTCCGCCGACTGGGGTGCCGCGCTCGCCGAGCAGAAGGGCGGCGACATGGACGACCTCGCGGCGGAATGGGGCGCCGCGCTCGAGGAGCAGGGCGTCGAGAACGCCGACGCCGTCGCCGCCCAGTGGGCGGCGATGATCGACGACAACGACGGCGAGCTCGACCAGACCTCGCGCGGCGCCGATCGCGTGCTGAACCAGGAGGAGATCGACAACCTCCTCGGCTTCAACCTCGACGACCATTTCGCCTCCGACCAGAGCGGCATCCGCGCGCTGGTCAACTCGGCGCTCGTGTCCTACGAGCGCCTGCCGATGCTGGAGATCGTGTTCGACCGGCTCGTCCGCGAGACTACGACCTCGTTGCGCAACTTCACCTCCGACAACGTCGAGGTCTCGCTCGATTCGATCTCGTCGGTGCGTTTCGGCGACTATCTGAACTCGATCCCCCTGCCGGCCATCCTCTCGGTGTTCAAGGCCGAGCAGTGGGACAACTACGGCCTCGTCACGGTCGATTCCTCGCTGATCTACTCGATCATCGACGTGCTGCTCGGCGGCGGCCGCGGCACCACCGCGATCCGCGTCGAGGGCCGGCCCTACACCACGATCGAGATGAACCTCGTGCGGCGGATGATCGAGATCCTGCTCGCCGACGCCGCCAAGGCCTTCGCGCCGCTGACGCAGATCGACTTCACGCTGGAGCGCCTCGAGACCAACCCGCGCTTCGCGCCGATCTCGCGGCCCGCGAACGCCTGCATCCTGGTGCAGTTCCGCGTCGACATGGAGGACCGCGGCGGCAAAATCGAGATGCTGCTGCCCTACGCGACCATCGAACCGATCCGGCATCTGCTGCTGCAGATGATCATGGGCGAGAAGTTCGGCCGCGACACCATCTGGGAGGGCCATCTCGCCACCGAGATCTTCCACGCCGGCATCGCGGTCGACGCGGTGATGTGCGAGGAGGACCTGCCGCTGTCGATGGTGCTCGACCTCGAGGTCGGGCAGACGCTGGTGTTCAACGTGTCGCCGCAGGACCCGATCGCGGTGAAGTGCGGCAGCGTGCACCTGACCACGGGGCACATCGGCCGGCTCGGCGAGAAGGTGTCGGTGAAGGTGAACCGGCCGCTCCGGCGGCCGCGCATGACGCTGGCCGCGTTCGAGCGGGCGGTGCAGAAGGAGCTGGAGCAGACATGA
- a CDS encoding MotE family protein: MKTLRLLPIVLFATSALLVLKLVGLATGAGSFALGPVAAVAAGDGGHGGEAEGGHGAAKPADAESIEDPIILGAPLDLAKEAEALAKQQEGGGHGGGHGAPAEGGHGEAAPAEGGHGEAAPAEGGHGEAAPAAGEHGAAAPAEGGHGEAVPAAGEHAAAPAEGGHGEAAPAAGEHGAAPAEGGHAAPAEGGHGAPAEGGHGSSGPKLPEGVSTVRPEEYQPPGSTSEAAVLEALGKRRDELDRRQQEIDVRMKLLRAAEIRLQQRVDELKSIENQLNTVPGGGGAAAGQGGAAAPGAAAAEQEDEQIKGLVQLYEAMKPKAAAEVFNSLDVSVLTAIARKMNPRKLSPILAAMAPTKAARLTLLLAGDQGPRQIVVRMTDEPSSQAPLAIPLVPGGTPDEMTIPVPESGGDAGPTDPAALPKIQPAPNG, translated from the coding sequence ATGAAGACGCTCCGCCTCCTCCCGATCGTCCTGTTCGCGACCTCGGCGCTGCTGGTGCTGAAGCTGGTGGGCCTCGCCACCGGCGCCGGTTCCTTCGCGCTCGGCCCGGTCGCGGCGGTGGCGGCGGGCGACGGCGGACACGGCGGCGAGGCCGAGGGCGGGCACGGCGCCGCCAAGCCGGCCGACGCGGAATCGATCGAGGACCCGATCATCCTCGGCGCGCCGCTCGACCTCGCCAAGGAGGCCGAGGCGCTCGCCAAGCAGCAGGAGGGTGGCGGCCACGGCGGCGGTCACGGCGCGCCGGCCGAGGGCGGTCACGGCGAAGCGGCCCCCGCCGAGGGCGGCCACGGCGAAGCCGCGCCGGCGGAAGGTGGCCACGGCGAGGCGGCTCCGGCCGCGGGCGAGCACGGTGCCGCTGCGCCCGCCGAGGGTGGTCACGGCGAGGCGGTTCCGGCCGCGGGCGAGCACGCCGCGGCGCCCGCGGAAGGTGGACACGGCGAGGCGGCTCCGGCCGCCGGTGAGCACGGCGCGGCGCCGGCCGAGGGCGGTCACGCGGCTCCCGCCGAAGGCGGTCACGGGGCTCCGGCCGAGGGCGGACACGGTTCCAGCGGCCCCAAGCTGCCCGAGGGCGTCTCGACCGTGCGGCCGGAGGAGTACCAGCCGCCGGGTTCGACCTCGGAGGCGGCCGTCCTCGAGGCGCTCGGCAAGCGACGCGACGAACTCGACCGCCGCCAGCAGGAGATCGACGTGCGCATGAAGCTGCTGCGCGCCGCCGAGATCCGGCTGCAGCAGCGCGTCGACGAGCTGAAGTCGATCGAGAACCAGCTGAACACGGTGCCCGGCGGCGGCGGCGCAGCGGCAGGGCAGGGCGGGGCGGCCGCCCCCGGCGCGGCGGCGGCCGAGCAGGAGGACGAGCAGATCAAGGGGCTGGTGCAGCTCTACGAGGCGATGAAGCCGAAGGCGGCCGCCGAGGTGTTCAACTCGCTCGACGTCTCCGTGCTGACCGCCATCGCCCGCAAGATGAACCCGCGCAAGCTCTCGCCGATCCTGGCGGCGATGGCGCCTACCAAGGCGGCGCGGCTGACCCTGCTGCTCGCCGGCGACCAGGGCCCGCGCCAGATCGTGGTGCGCATGACCGACGAGCCGTCGTCCCAGGCGCCGCTGGCGATCCCGCTGGTGCCCGGTGGCACCCCGGACGAGATGACGATCCCGGTGCCCGAGAGCGGCGGCGACGCCGGGCCGACCGATCCGGCGGCGTTGCCGAAGATCCAACCCGCGCCGAACGGCTGA
- a CDS encoding flagellar basal body-associated FliL family protein — MAKDDEGEAEGGEGKKGLKGLLANKKLVIAAGGGLLLLLVGGGGAAFMMMGGEPDPAETAKQIVEEQQPTAYYYDLPVMILNLSTTENHAAYVKLQVALELSDENMLKLVEPNMPRVLDAFQTYMRELRVSDLQGSAGLYRLKEELQRRINIAVYPARVDDVLFKNVIVQ, encoded by the coding sequence CGAAGCGGAAGGCGGCGAGGGCAAGAAGGGTCTGAAGGGCCTCCTCGCCAACAAGAAGCTCGTCATCGCGGCGGGCGGCGGCCTGCTGCTGCTCCTGGTCGGCGGCGGCGGCGCGGCCTTCATGATGATGGGCGGCGAGCCCGACCCGGCCGAGACCGCCAAGCAGATCGTCGAAGAGCAGCAGCCGACGGCCTACTACTACGACCTGCCGGTGATGATCCTGAACCTCTCCACCACCGAGAACCACGCCGCCTACGTCAAGCTCCAGGTCGCGCTGGAGCTCTCGGACGAGAACATGCTGAAGCTGGTCGAGCCGAACATGCCGCGCGTGCTCGACGCCTTCCAGACCTACATGCGCGAACTCCGGGTGTCGGACCTGCAGGGCTCGGCCGGGCTGTACCGGCTGAAGGAGGAACTGCAGCGCCGGATCAACATCGCGGTCTATCCGGCGCGGGTCGACGACGTGCTGTTCAAGAACGTCATCGTGCAGTGA
- a CDS encoding PhzF family phenazine biosynthesis protein yields the protein MVHRLDLVDVFGTRPFSGNPLAVVTDATDLDTDDMLAITRWLNLSETTFLLPPTRPEADYRVRIFTLSGELPFAGHPTLGTCHTWLTQNGRPRDPRRIVQECGAGLVEIRRGTDGGLAFAAPPLLRSGKPTDAELDEALDLLGIGRDAVVDARWIDNGPGWLGIMLGSAEAVLALEPRRGHPRKIDVGVVGAHPKGAEAAFELRAFFSDHRGLIVEDPVTGSLNASVAGWLYDTGRANGPYRAAQGTRLGRAGRVDVDRDGRGRIWIGGSTRTMVEGRTVFPLVSARANRAA from the coding sequence ATGGTCCATCGCCTCGATCTCGTCGACGTCTTCGGCACCCGCCCGTTCAGCGGCAACCCGCTGGCGGTGGTGACCGACGCGACCGACCTCGACACCGACGACATGCTGGCGATCACGCGCTGGCTGAACCTCTCGGAGACCACCTTCCTGCTGCCGCCGACCCGGCCCGAGGCCGACTACCGGGTGCGGATCTTCACGCTCTCGGGCGAACTGCCCTTCGCCGGTCATCCGACGCTCGGCACCTGCCACACCTGGCTGACGCAGAACGGCCGGCCGCGCGATCCGCGCCGGATCGTGCAGGAATGCGGCGCCGGGCTGGTCGAGATCCGACGTGGCACCGACGGCGGCCTCGCCTTCGCCGCGCCGCCGCTGCTGCGCTCCGGCAAGCCGACCGACGCCGAACTGGACGAGGCGCTGGACCTCCTCGGCATCGGCCGCGACGCGGTGGTCGACGCGCGCTGGATCGACAACGGTCCGGGCTGGCTCGGCATCATGCTCGGCTCGGCCGAGGCGGTGCTGGCGCTGGAGCCGCGGCGCGGCCACCCGCGCAAGATCGACGTCGGCGTCGTCGGCGCGCATCCGAAGGGAGCCGAGGCGGCCTTCGAGCTGCGCGCCTTCTTCAGCGACCACCGCGGCCTGATCGTCGAGGATCCGGTGACCGGCAGCCTCAACGCGTCGGTCGCCGGCTGGCTCTACGACACCGGCCGGGCGAACGGGCCCTACCGCGCCGCCCAGGGCACCCGGCTCGGCCGCGCCGGCCGCGTCGACGTCGACCGCGACGGCCGCGGCCGGATCTGGATCGGCGGGTCGACGCGAACGATGGTGGAAGGGCGCACCGTGTTCCCGCTGGTGAGCGCGCGGGCGAACCGGGCGGCGTGA